Proteins from one Brassica oleracea var. oleracea cultivar TO1000 unplaced genomic scaffold, BOL UnpScaffold01127, whole genome shotgun sequence genomic window:
- the LOC106320916 gene encoding probable CCR4-associated factor 1 homolog 5 — protein MKNISSGEIWSWNKTEEMNLVRESLRSCNYISVDTEFPGCLKETAMEASEETRYQNLRFNVDKTKPIQLGFSLFDSEGAISGTWEVNFSDFDETEDLCNEKSIAFLKRNGLDFKRIREEGVGIKDFFTEFTRMVKDEEDKKIINWVTFDGSYDLGYIIQSMTGRERLPDTSLGFNETVQKLLGLTFDVKKLAGQCKGLNSRFGLQRLADELGIRRVGEAHHAGSDSQLTARVFANINLTFSRDLKRKREHEREIVMIRREHDRLQQHLFMQQVMEQEILMRRCVPRRCYGPVHPPRPIIYAHYPSPRGYFVVPVAPRLSRNAGQ, from the exons ATGAAAAACATATCTAGTG GCGAAATCTGGTCTTGGAACAAGACAGAAGAGATGAATTTGGTGCGGGAATCTCTTAGAAGCTGCAATTACATCTCTGTAGACACAGAATTTCCCGGGTGTCTGAAAGAGACCGCCATGGAAGCTAGCGAGGAGACCCGTTACCAAAACCTGAGGTTCAATGTggacaaaaccaaaccaattcaACTGGGTTTCTCCTTATTCGACAGTGAAGGAGCAATCAGCGGAACCTGGGAGGTCAATTTCTCCGACTTCGACGAGACAGAGGATCTTTGCAACGAGAAGTCCATCGCCTTCCTCAAGCGCAACGGGCTCGATTTCAAGAGAATCAGAGAGGAAGGAGTTGGCATCAAAGATTTCTTCACAGAGTTTACTCGGATGGttaaagatgaagaagacaagAAGATTATTAATTGGGTTACTTTTGATGGATCGTACGATTTAGGTTATATAATTCAAAGCATGACCGGGCGAGAAAGGCTTCCCGACACGTCTCTTGGGTTTAACGAAACGGTTCAGAAACTCTTAGGGCTAACTTTCGACGTGAAGAAACTTGCGGGACAGTGCAAAGGACTCAACAGCCGTTTCGGGTTGCAAAGATTAGCTGACGAGCTTGGCATCAGACGTGTCGGAGAAGCCCATCACGCTGGCTCCGACAGCCAACTGACGGCTCGTGTGTTCGCTAACATAAATCTCACTTTCTCTCGTGACCTAAAGCGGAAGCGAGAACATGAACGAGAGATTGTGATGATAAGGCGGGAACATGACCGATTGCAACAACATCTTTTTATGCAGCAAGTGATGGAACAAGAGATTCTTATGCGCAGATGTGTGCCAAGAAGATGTTATGGACCAGTCCATCCACCTAGACCGATCATTTATGCTCATTATCCATCTCCCCGTGGCTACTTTGTAGTGCCGGTGGCACCTAGATTGTCAAGGAATGCAGGACAGTGA